From the genome of Leguminivora glycinivorella isolate SPB_JAAS2020 chromosome Z, LegGlyc_1.1, whole genome shotgun sequence, one region includes:
- the LOC125240621 gene encoding GTP:AMP phosphotransferase AK3, mitochondrial, with translation MILKGKLLKALILGAPASGKGTISSRIVKKYNIAHVSSGDKLREHIEHQTDLGKEVKKYLNEGKLVPDDLIIKFMITELKKVENKPWLLDGFPRTVAQANALWKTQPVDVVLNLVVPFEVIIDRVKNRWVHLPSGRVYNIGFNTPKNPGKDDITNEDLVQRPDDRPEAVRQRLEIYDGITRPVIDFYKEKGILKEFEGRTSDEIWPKVVAYLDPIFNKK, from the coding sequence atgaTACTCAAAGGCAAATTATTGAAGGCGCTCATTTTGGGCGCTCCAGCATCAGGAAAAGGTACTATTTCATCTCgtattgtaaaaaaatacaacattgCACATGTGTCCAGTGGAGACAAATTGAGAGAGCATATAGAGCATCAGACAGACTTAGGGAAAGaagtgaaaaaatatttaaatgaggGAAAATTAGTGCCTGATGATTTAATAATAAAGTTTATGATAACTGAACTGAAAAAAGTTGAGAATAAACCATGGCTATTAGACGGTTTTCCCAGGACTGTTGCACAGGCAAATGCTTTGTGGAAGACCCAACCCGTCGATGTTGTACTCAACCTGGTGGTGCCCTTCGAGGTGATCATCGACCGGGTCAAAAACCGCTGGGTGCATCTGCCTTCAGGAAGGGTCTATAATATTGGGTTCAATACTCCAAAGAATCCTGGTAAAGATGATATTACAAATGAAGACTTAGTTCAACGTCCTGACGACAGGCCAGAAGCAGTGAGACAACGCCTCGAAATATATGACGGTATTACTCGCCCTGTTATTGATTTTTATAAAGAAAAGGGAATTCTCAAAGAATTTGAAGGACGTACTTCTGATGAAATATGGCCAAAGGTAGTGGCCTATTTAGATCctatatttaacaaaaagtaG